In one Nicotiana tomentosiformis chromosome 6, ASM39032v3, whole genome shotgun sequence genomic region, the following are encoded:
- the LOC104116365 gene encoding uncharacterized protein → MEGKKWKKKGKNFSQSNTKKLMMKKKKKVAAKVKPSIVINQAFLPINNSAGVSAPAVYPAPASSLGRVASQDKEKDGETFEDLSGFIFLCSGDTKLDCFRFRVFGLRSNKKEIVEKIKHGTKLFLFDVELKLLYGVYEATSTGRTDLEPRAFGGKFPAQVKFQLFKECLPLQESFFRHAIKDNYHGRKFEPELNGRQVRNLLSLFRPLPASATAAAVPHPRAGVPKIIPVLAMEDQAKLLPYPHEVGPSMGNVCPPNTNTAFAKEHQDESEQPPLSTAYIDEQNTGDDVETDSSEDTQDESDQLDLLSGFIFLCGGNTKLDCYRFRVFGLRSNKKETVEKIKPGTKLFLFDFELKLLYGVYEATSTGKIDLEPLAFGGKFPAQVKFQIFKECLPLPEASFRYAIKDNYLGRKFEPELNGRQVRTLLSLFRPLTGSATAATVPHPLAKVDQSLANVGMPKIMPTLAVEDQVKVLSYPQAKVGSSMANVPPPNRISTWNMEHQVRYPPMSVSADDPYMTRLQHSHPPPVMESQPVYELQSAQHGWLRTTDFVDNMQHQKLTAHSHAYSHQPYVTDIWDPHIRYRSMQDVVPSQQHLMGLNDRNYQWYLRVEREMLPPQESTVIHNYYSGPSAPYVPQVFQQNVSEAVIQQTSCIAFQNSFARQFG, encoded by the exons ATGGAAGGCAAGAAGTggaaaaagaaagggaaaaatttCAGTCAATCAAATACAAAGAAACTtatgatgaagaaaaagaagaaggtcgCTGCAAAGGTGAAGCCAAGTATTGTGATAAATCAAGCTTTTCTTCCTATTAATAACTCAGCAGGAGTCTCTGCTCCTGCTGTTTATCCAGCCCCTGCTTCTAGTCTTGGTAGAGTTGCCTCACAAGATAAAGAGAAAGACGGGGAAACTTTCGAGGACCTTTCTGGTTTTATATTTTTGTGCAGTGGAGATACAAAACTCGATTGTTTCAGATTTCGAGTTTTTGGGCTTCGTTCAAATAAAAAGGAAATTGTAGAAAAGATTAAACACGGAACAAAGCTCTTCCTGTTTGATGTTGAGTTGAAGCTCTTATATGGTGTGTATGAGGCAACATCTACTGGAAGAACAGACTTGGAACCACGtgcttttggaggcaaatttccaGCACAG GTGAAATTCCAACTCTTTAAGGAATGTCTTCCGCTGCAAGAATCTTTTTTCAGACACGCTATAAAGGACAATTATCATGGCAGAAAGTTTGAACCCGAACTAAATGGTCGTCAA GTGAGGAATCTATTATCCTTATTTCGTCCCTTGCCTGCATCTGCAACCGCAGCAGCTGTGCCCCATCCACGGGCTGGCGTGCCAAAGATTATACCCGTCTTGGCTATGGAAGATCAGGCTAAGTTGTTGCCGTATCCTCATGAAGTGGGTCCATCAATGGGCAATGTTTGCCCACCAAATACTAATACTGCTTTTGCTAAGGAACATCAG GATGAATCTGAGCAACCGCCTTTGTCTACTGCTTATATAGATGAGCAAAATACTGGTGATGATGTAGAAACCGATTCATCTGAGGACACCCAG GATGAGTCTGACCAACTGGATCTCCTTTCTGGTTTCATATTTTTGTGCGGTGGAAATACAAAACTTGATTGTTATAGATTCCGTGTTTTTGGGCTTCGATCAAACAAAAAGGAAACGGTAGAAAAGATTAAGCCAGGAACAAAGCTCTTCCTCTTTGATTTCGAGTTGAAGCTTCTATATGGCGTGTATGAGGCAACATCCACTGGAAAAATAGACTTGGAACCACTtgcttttggaggcaaatttccaGCACAG gtgaaatttcaaatttttaaggAATGTCTTCCCCTGCCAGAAGCTTCTTTCAGATATGCTATCAAGGACAATTATCTTGGCAGAAAGTTTGAACCTGAATTAAATGGTCGTCAA GTGAGGACTCTATTATCCTTATTTCGTCCACTGACTGGATCAGCAACAGCAGCAACTGTGCCCCATCCATTGGCAAAAGTGGACCAGTCTTTGGCTAATGTTGGCATGCCCAAGATTATGCCCACATTGGCTGTGGAAGATCAGGTTAAGGTGCTATCCTATCCCCAGGCAAAAGTGGGTTCATCAATGGCCAATGTCCCACCTCCAAATAGAATTTCTACTTGGAATATGGAACATCAGGTTAGGTACCCCCCGATGTCCGTTTCTGCAGATGATCCATATATGACCAGATTGCAGCACAGTCATCCTCCACCTGTTATGGAGTCTCAACCAGTCTATGAACTCCAAAGTGCTCAGCATGGATGGCTTAGAACCACGGATTTCGTGGATAATATGCAGCATCAGAAATTGACTGCTCACAGTCATGCATATTCTCATCAACCATATGTCACCGATATATGGGACCCACATATCAG GTATAGATCAATGCAAGACGTGGTCCCTTCGCAGCAGCATCTCATGGGGCTAAATGACAGGAATTACCAATGGTACTTGCGGGTAGAGCGAGAAATGCTGCCACCTCAAGAGAGTACTGTTATACACAACTACTACTCTGGCCCTTCAGCTCCTTATGTTCCTCAAGTTTTTCAACAAAATGTTTCAGAAGCTGTAATACAACAGACTTCTTGCATCGCATTCCAAAATTCATTTGCAAGGCAATTCGGGTAA